A region from the Corynebacterium halotolerans YIM 70093 = DSM 44683 genome encodes:
- the modA gene encoding molybdate ABC transporter substrate-binding protein, whose product MIRPAHPTGAAGTALATLGAAALLTGCIPGTAGPGSADGDAGVTATTEVTVLGAASTRVINEQLADLAGDLTPPQSLEFVNAGSSTLVQQLADGSPGDVLITADEATMGRAVDNGSVEDPQVVATNSMVMVVPAGNPAEITGVDDSLDDASVVLCDPQVPCGTVSRALIEELGVDIDPVSLEHSVSDVLGKVISGEADAGWVYRTDAAAAGEAVEVIDIPGAGDHPNSLVAAVTAGTDTPAGSRELVELLTSEKMARVWQAHGFTPAP is encoded by the coding sequence ATGATCCGACCTGCCCACCCCACCGGAGCCGCCGGTACCGCTCTCGCCACGCTCGGCGCCGCGGCCCTGCTGACCGGGTGCATCCCCGGGACGGCTGGCCCCGGATCCGCGGACGGCGACGCCGGGGTGACCGCCACCACCGAGGTCACCGTCCTGGGCGCGGCCTCCACGCGGGTGATCAACGAGCAGCTGGCCGACCTGGCCGGGGACCTCACTCCCCCGCAGTCGCTCGAGTTCGTCAACGCGGGCTCGTCCACCCTGGTCCAGCAGCTGGCCGACGGCTCGCCGGGCGATGTGCTCATCACCGCCGACGAGGCCACCATGGGCCGGGCCGTGGACAACGGCTCCGTCGAGGACCCGCAGGTGGTGGCCACCAACTCCATGGTGATGGTCGTGCCCGCCGGCAACCCGGCCGAGATCACCGGCGTCGACGATTCCCTCGACGACGCCTCCGTGGTCCTGTGCGATCCCCAGGTGCCCTGCGGCACCGTCTCCCGGGCCCTGATCGAGGAGCTCGGGGTGGACATCGATCCGGTCTCCCTCGAGCACTCCGTCTCCGATGTCCTGGGCAAGGTCATCTCCGGGGAGGCCGACGCCGGCTGGGTCTACCGCACCGACGCCGCCGCCGCGGGCGAGGCCGTGGAGGTCATCGACATCCCCGGCGCCGGGGACCACCCCAACTCCCTGGTCGCCGCCGTGACCGCCGGCACCGACACCCCCGCCGGGTCCCGGGAGCTTGTCGAGCTGCTGACCTCGGAGAAGATGGCCCGGGTGTGGCAGGCCCACGGCTTCACCCCGGCGCCGTAG
- the narI gene encoding respiratory nitrate reductase subunit gamma — protein MNYFDTFLWVAFPWLAIAAFFIGIFWRWRSDQFGWTSHSTQIYESTLLRISSPMFHWGMVFVIIGHLMGLAIPKSWTRAVGISDVAYHWIATIPGTIAGVAVIIGLVGLIYRRVVNKSVFLATSTSDKIMYVMLGLAILTGFFATVSLQLFGGAHGYDYRETISPWLRQLLIFNAQPEIMAAAPWQFQAHTIAGFALIAVWPFTRLVHAFSAPVGYTTRPYVVYRSRDIRTQPMRRHVAWEPVRSSNRSSSPAEKDEAPWSGA, from the coding sequence ATGAACTACTTCGACACCTTCCTGTGGGTCGCGTTCCCCTGGTTGGCCATCGCCGCCTTCTTCATCGGCATCTTCTGGCGCTGGCGCTCCGACCAGTTCGGCTGGACCTCGCACTCCACCCAGATCTACGAGTCCACCCTGCTGCGGATCTCCTCCCCGATGTTCCACTGGGGCATGGTCTTCGTGATCATCGGCCACCTGATGGGCCTGGCGATCCCGAAGTCCTGGACGCGGGCGGTGGGCATCTCCGACGTGGCCTACCACTGGATCGCCACCATCCCGGGCACCATCGCCGGGGTGGCCGTGATCATCGGCCTGGTCGGCCTGATCTACCGCCGCGTGGTCAACAAGTCGGTCTTCCTGGCCACCTCCACCTCGGACAAGATCATGTACGTCATGCTGGGACTGGCGATCCTCACCGGTTTCTTCGCCACCGTGTCCCTGCAGCTGTTCGGCGGGGCGCACGGCTACGACTACCGCGAGACCATCTCCCCGTGGCTGCGCCAGCTGCTGATCTTCAACGCCCAGCCGGAGATCATGGCCGCCGCCCCGTGGCAGTTCCAGGCGCACACCATCGCCGGTTTCGCCCTGATCGCCGTGTGGCCGTTCACCCGCCTGGTGCACGCGTTCTCCGCACCGGTCGGCTACACCACCCGCCCGTACGTGGTCTACCGCTCCCGCGACATCCGCACCCAGCCCATGCGCCGCCACGTCGCCTGGGAGCCCGTGCGTTCCTCCAACCGGAGCTCGTCACCCGCGGAGAAGGACGAGGCCCCCTGGTCCGGCGCCTGA
- the narJ gene encoding nitrate reductase molybdenum cofactor assembly chaperone, which produces MPRTHTGRIPTELTRPVAIGREQRRTLAMMDSLLLDYPDDAFGRKFAAVETQVHTLPPAVAAEVTAFLDAARVLGLRGLQTHYVETFDQRRRCSLFLSYYAVGDTRQRGAAILAFREALQSLGFEELREELPDHLCVVLEATALAEDESHDTAVELLAAHRDGIEVLRSALEFARSPYAHLITALCMALPKIDEDTARSYLDLIQSGPPEELVGLGTPLPFPTAQPDVH; this is translated from the coding sequence ATGCCCCGCACCCACACCGGCCGGATACCCACCGAACTGACCCGGCCCGTGGCCATCGGCCGCGAACAGCGCCGCACCCTGGCGATGATGGACTCGCTGCTGCTGGACTACCCGGACGACGCCTTCGGCCGGAAATTCGCGGCCGTCGAGACGCAGGTGCACACCCTGCCGCCGGCCGTCGCCGCGGAGGTCACCGCTTTTCTCGACGCCGCGCGGGTCCTCGGCCTGCGCGGGCTGCAGACCCACTACGTGGAGACCTTCGACCAGCGGCGCCGCTGCTCGCTGTTCCTGTCCTACTACGCCGTCGGCGACACCCGGCAGCGCGGCGCGGCCATCCTGGCCTTCCGCGAGGCGCTGCAGTCGCTCGGCTTCGAGGAACTGCGCGAGGAGCTGCCCGACCACCTCTGCGTCGTGCTCGAGGCGACGGCCCTGGCCGAGGACGAGTCCCACGACACCGCCGTCGAGCTGCTCGCCGCCCACCGCGACGGGATCGAGGTGCTGCGCTCGGCACTCGAGTTCGCGCGTTCCCCGTACGCGCACCTGATCACCGCGCTGTGTATGGCGCTGCCGAAGATCGACGAGGACACCGCGCGCAGCTACCTCGACCTGATCCAGTCGGGTCCGCCGGAGGAGCTGGTGGGTCTCGGCACTCCCCTGCCCTTCCCGACCGCCCAACCGGACGTCCACTAG
- the narH gene encoding nitrate reductase subunit beta — protein sequence MKVMAQIAMIMNLDKCIGCHTCSVTCKQTWTNREGTEYIWFNNVETRPGVGYPRGWEDQEKWEGGWVRTSSGKLKPKAGGRLKKLLTIFHNPKQPSIDDYYEPWTYEYDKLLSAPKGQQTQPTAAPVSQLDGRPLDKIRWSSNWDDNLGGSPATMDEDPVLHDMNLTVQKEIEDSFMFYLPRICEHCLNPTCASSCPSGAIYKRAEDGIVLVDQDHCRGWRMCVTGCPYKKVYFNHKTGKAEKCTLCYPRIEVGQPTICSETCVGRLRYLGVLLYDADRVAEAAATEDPQDLFEAQKDIFLDPHDPRVVEAAIEENVPHSWIDAAQQSPIWDLIFRYEVALPLHPEYRTLPMVWYIPPLSPIVDEVTASGNDGEDHKVLFSALSNMRIPLEYLAGLFTAGDTVPVEKSLRRLVAMRSYMRDINLGTEPQEEIARAVGMTGKQVRQMYHLLAVAKYDDRYVIPTASPETPRGIASLDPFGTVDPANAMDQFPDLGEGAPEACTSEGCGGHGDDADGKAGKVSLLSWTGDRPDGMFPPRKD from the coding sequence ATGAAGGTAATGGCCCAGATCGCCATGATCATGAACCTGGACAAGTGCATCGGCTGCCACACCTGTTCCGTCACCTGCAAGCAGACGTGGACCAACCGTGAGGGAACCGAGTACATCTGGTTCAACAACGTCGAGACCCGCCCCGGCGTGGGCTATCCCCGCGGCTGGGAGGACCAGGAGAAGTGGGAGGGCGGCTGGGTCCGCACCTCCTCCGGCAAGCTCAAGCCGAAGGCCGGCGGCCGGCTGAAGAAGCTGCTGACCATCTTCCACAACCCGAAGCAGCCGTCGATCGACGACTACTACGAGCCGTGGACCTACGAGTACGACAAGCTGCTCTCCGCCCCGAAGGGCCAGCAGACGCAGCCGACGGCCGCCCCGGTCTCCCAGCTCGACGGCCGCCCGCTGGACAAGATCCGCTGGTCGTCCAACTGGGACGACAACCTCGGCGGCTCACCGGCGACGATGGACGAGGACCCTGTCCTCCACGACATGAACCTGACGGTGCAGAAGGAGATCGAGGACTCCTTCATGTTCTACCTGCCGCGCATCTGCGAGCACTGCCTCAACCCGACCTGCGCGTCCTCCTGCCCCTCGGGGGCGATCTACAAGCGCGCCGAGGACGGCATCGTGCTCGTCGACCAGGACCACTGCCGCGGCTGGCGCATGTGCGTGACCGGCTGCCCCTACAAGAAGGTCTACTTCAACCACAAGACCGGCAAGGCCGAGAAGTGCACGCTGTGCTACCCGCGCATCGAGGTCGGCCAGCCGACCATCTGCTCGGAGACCTGCGTGGGCCGCCTGCGTTACCTGGGCGTGCTGCTCTACGACGCCGACCGGGTCGCCGAAGCCGCCGCGACCGAGGACCCGCAGGACCTCTTCGAGGCGCAGAAGGACATCTTCCTCGACCCGCACGACCCACGCGTGGTGGAGGCCGCCATCGAGGAGAACGTCCCCCACTCCTGGATCGACGCCGCCCAGCAGTCCCCCATCTGGGACCTGATCTTCAGGTACGAGGTCGCCCTGCCGCTGCACCCGGAGTACCGCACCCTGCCGATGGTCTGGTACATCCCGCCGCTGAGCCCGATCGTCGACGAGGTCACCGCCTCCGGCAACGACGGCGAGGACCACAAGGTGCTCTTCTCCGCCCTGTCGAACATGCGCATCCCGCTGGAGTACCTGGCCGGACTGTTCACCGCCGGGGACACCGTGCCGGTGGAGAAGTCCCTCCGCCGGTTGGTCGCCATGCGCTCCTACATGCGCGACATCAACCTGGGCACCGAGCCGCAGGAGGAGATCGCGCGGGCCGTCGGCATGACGGGAAAGCAGGTCCGGCAGATGTACCACCTGCTGGCCGTCGCCAAGTACGACGACCGCTACGTCATCCCGACGGCCTCCCCGGAAACACCGCGCGGCATCGCCTCCCTCGACCCGTTCGGCACCGTCGACCCGGCCAATGCGATGGACCAGTTCCCGGATCTCGGTGAGGGCGCGCCGGAGGCCTGCACCTCCGAGGGCTGCGGCGGACACGGGGACGACGCTGACGGAAAGGCCGGCAAGGTCTCGCTGCTGAGCTGGACCGGTGACCGCCCGGACGGCATGTTCCCGCCGAGAAAGGACTAG
- a CDS encoding nitrate reductase subunit alpha — MTTSTRQSGTDSVNPLFKFGSFLRKGDTGPGGQQLFLQGGRQADVFYRNRWSFDKMVRSTHGVNCTGSCSWKVYVKDGVITWESQAVDYPTTGPDMPDYEPRGCPRGASFSWYTYSPTRIRYPYARGALVDLYREAKRRLGDPVLAWREIVEDPDKRESYVSQRGKGGLIRISYEEAIEIAAAAHVYTIREYGPDRIAGFTVIPAMSQVSYGAGTRFLQTIGGVALSFYDWYADLPPASPQTFGDQTDVPESGDWYNSAYLMMWGSNIPVTRTPDAHFMTEVRYKGTKVVVVSPDFADNTKFADEWMRIAPGTDAALAFAMGHVILSEFHVGRQTPYFMNYMRKYTDAPFLISLDEHGDGTYTPGKFLTASQLSDTALSSTANATHRLLTMEPDGRVVDPGGTVADRHGEDGVGKWNLRQDGVDSVMSIAETDTFGTAEVLFPRFDLTPDPEDVDGTGPIGAGTVHRGVPVREVDGKKVTTVFDIMLAHYGVNRPELNLPGEWPTDFHDASTPGTPAWQEELTGVPANAAIRIGREFAQNAVDSQGRSQIIMGAGVNHYFHADNIYRTFLALTSMCGTQGVNGGGWAHYVGQEKLRPINGWTQYAMALDWQRPPRQMITTGFFYLATDQWRYDNSKASRLASPLANRGAVGDKSMSDTLIESMKRGWMPSFPQFNRNPLLLADEAAAKGVDVRDHIVDELSSGNMKFAAEDPDAPENWPRILLNWRTNIMGSSAKGTEFFLRHLLGVDSDASAEELAAHERPESLVWRDEAPKGKLDLMLATDFRNTSTTLHSDILLPAATWYEKNDLSTTDMHPFIHAFNAAIDPPWEARSDFEVFRDLAQVFSRLAERWLGTQTDVIAAPLGHDSPDELNMPNGIVPDLDTEGLVPGKTMAKLIPVERDYTKVFEKWTHLGPLTGEKGSGVHGTSYDMSKQVEELALINGTSETVSAGERPELTTSTKVIEMILHLSGVSNGEVAAEGFKNQGDRVGTDMSDLVADTKGTRITWDVVKERPAEVITSPEWSGDKRNRRRYTAFSINIEYDKPWHTLSGRMHYYLDHDWYLDYGEALPVFRPPLDRLHLNGELNPGELVKGDSGDPEVTVRYLTPHNKWSIHSQYFDNLHMLSISRGGQVIWMSDKDAGKLGIADNDWIEAYNRNGVVSARAIVSHRIPEGTVIMNHAQERTTGTPLNERTGRRGGSHNSLTRIMIKPVHVAGGYGHLTYGFNYIGPTGNNRDEVTRIRRRSQEVQY, encoded by the coding sequence ATGACAACCTCCACCCGCCAGAGCGGAACGGATTCGGTCAACCCGCTGTTCAAATTCGGCAGCTTCCTGCGCAAGGGCGACACCGGTCCGGGCGGCCAGCAGCTGTTTCTCCAGGGCGGCCGCCAGGCCGACGTGTTCTACCGCAACCGCTGGTCCTTCGACAAGATGGTCCGCTCCACCCACGGCGTGAACTGCACCGGCTCCTGCTCCTGGAAGGTCTACGTCAAGGACGGCGTGATCACCTGGGAGTCCCAGGCCGTGGACTACCCCACCACCGGCCCGGACATGCCGGACTACGAGCCCCGCGGCTGCCCCCGCGGCGCCTCCTTCTCCTGGTACACCTACTCGCCCACCCGCATCCGCTACCCTTACGCCCGCGGCGCCCTCGTGGATCTCTACCGCGAGGCCAAGCGGCGCCTGGGGGATCCGGTCCTGGCCTGGCGCGAGATCGTCGAGGACCCGGACAAACGCGAGTCCTACGTCTCCCAGCGCGGCAAAGGCGGTCTCATCCGCATCTCCTACGAGGAGGCCATCGAGATCGCCGCGGCCGCCCACGTCTACACCATCCGTGAGTACGGCCCGGACCGCATCGCCGGCTTCACCGTCATCCCCGCGATGTCGCAGGTCTCCTACGGCGCCGGCACCCGCTTCCTGCAGACGATCGGCGGCGTCGCCCTGTCCTTCTACGACTGGTACGCGGACCTGCCGCCGGCCTCCCCACAGACCTTCGGCGACCAGACCGACGTGCCCGAGTCCGGCGACTGGTACAACTCCGCCTACCTGATGATGTGGGGCTCGAACATCCCCGTCACCCGCACCCCGGACGCCCACTTCATGACGGAGGTCCGGTACAAGGGCACCAAGGTCGTCGTGGTCTCCCCCGACTTCGCCGACAACACCAAGTTCGCCGACGAGTGGATGCGCATCGCCCCGGGCACCGACGCCGCCCTGGCCTTCGCCATGGGCCACGTCATCCTCTCCGAGTTCCACGTGGGCCGGCAGACGCCGTACTTCATGAACTACATGCGCAAGTACACCGACGCGCCCTTCCTGATCTCCCTGGACGAGCACGGCGACGGCACCTACACCCCGGGCAAGTTCCTCACCGCCTCACAGCTCTCCGACACCGCGCTCAGCTCCACGGCCAATGCGACCCACCGGCTGCTGACCATGGAGCCGGACGGACGCGTCGTCGACCCCGGCGGTACCGTGGCCGACCGTCACGGCGAGGACGGCGTCGGCAAGTGGAACCTGCGCCAGGACGGCGTCGACTCCGTGATGTCGATCGCCGAGACCGACACCTTCGGCACCGCCGAGGTCCTCTTCCCCCGCTTCGACCTGACCCCGGACCCGGAGGACGTGGACGGCACCGGCCCCATCGGCGCCGGCACCGTCCACCGTGGTGTACCGGTCCGCGAGGTCGACGGGAAGAAGGTCACCACCGTCTTCGACATCATGCTCGCCCACTACGGCGTCAACCGCCCCGAGCTGAACCTGCCGGGCGAGTGGCCGACGGACTTCCACGACGCCTCCACCCCGGGCACCCCGGCCTGGCAGGAGGAGCTGACCGGGGTGCCGGCCAACGCCGCCATCCGCATCGGCCGGGAGTTCGCCCAGAACGCCGTGGACTCGCAGGGCCGCTCCCAGATCATCATGGGCGCGGGGGTGAACCACTACTTCCACGCCGACAACATCTACCGCACCTTCCTGGCGCTGACCTCGATGTGCGGCACCCAGGGCGTCAACGGCGGCGGCTGGGCCCACTACGTCGGCCAGGAGAAGCTGCGCCCGATCAACGGCTGGACGCAGTACGCCATGGCCCTGGACTGGCAGCGCCCGCCCCGACAGATGATCACCACCGGTTTCTTCTACCTGGCCACCGACCAGTGGCGCTACGACAACTCCAAGGCCTCCCGCCTGGCCTCCCCGCTGGCCAACCGCGGGGCGGTGGGCGACAAGTCGATGTCCGACACACTCATCGAGTCGATGAAGCGCGGCTGGATGCCGTCGTTCCCCCAGTTCAACCGCAACCCGTTGCTGCTGGCCGACGAGGCCGCGGCGAAGGGCGTGGACGTCAGGGACCACATCGTCGACGAACTGAGCTCCGGCAACATGAAGTTCGCCGCCGAGGACCCGGACGCCCCGGAGAACTGGCCGCGCATCCTGCTCAACTGGCGCACCAACATCATGGGTTCCTCGGCCAAGGGCACCGAATTCTTCCTGCGCCACCTGCTGGGCGTCGACTCGGACGCCTCGGCGGAGGAGCTGGCGGCCCACGAGCGTCCCGAATCCCTCGTCTGGCGGGACGAGGCCCCCAAGGGCAAGCTCGACCTGATGCTCGCGACGGACTTCCGCAACACGTCGACCACCCTGCACTCGGACATCCTCCTGCCGGCCGCGACCTGGTACGAGAAGAACGACCTGTCCACCACGGACATGCACCCGTTCATCCACGCCTTCAACGCGGCGATCGACCCACCCTGGGAGGCACGCAGCGACTTCGAGGTCTTCCGCGACCTCGCGCAGGTGTTCTCCCGGCTCGCGGAGCGCTGGCTGGGCACCCAGACCGACGTGATCGCCGCCCCGCTCGGCCACGACTCCCCCGACGAACTCAACATGCCCAACGGCATCGTCCCGGACCTGGACACGGAAGGCCTGGTACCGGGCAAGACCATGGCCAAGCTCATCCCGGTCGAGCGTGACTACACCAAGGTCTTCGAGAAGTGGACCCACCTGGGACCGCTGACCGGGGAGAAGGGCTCGGGAGTGCACGGCACGTCCTACGACATGTCCAAGCAGGTCGAGGAGCTGGCGCTGATCAACGGCACCTCGGAGACCGTCTCCGCCGGCGAACGTCCCGAGCTGACCACCTCGACGAAGGTCATCGAGATGATCCTGCACCTGTCGGGCGTGTCGAACGGTGAGGTCGCCGCGGAGGGATTCAAGAACCAGGGCGACCGCGTCGGCACCGACATGTCCGACCTGGTGGCCGACACCAAGGGCACCCGCATCACGTGGGACGTCGTCAAGGAACGCCCGGCCGAGGTCATCACCTCCCCGGAGTGGAGCGGCGACAAGCGCAACCGCCGCCGCTACACCGCCTTCTCCATCAACATCGAGTACGACAAGCCGTGGCACACCCTGTCGGGCCGCATGCACTACTACCTCGACCACGACTGGTACCTGGACTACGGCGAGGCGCTGCCGGTGTTCCGTCCCCCGCTCGACCGGCTCCACCTCAACGGCGAGCTCAACCCCGGCGAGCTGGTCAAGGGCGACAGTGGCGACCCGGAGGTCACCGTCCGCTACCTCACCCCGCACAACAAGTGGTCCATCCACTCGCAGTACTTCGACAACCTGCACATGCTGTCGATCTCCCGCGGTGGCCAGGTGATCTGGATGTCGGACAAGGACGCCGGGAAACTCGGCATCGCGGACAACGACTGGATTGAGGCGTACAACCGCAACGGGGTCGTCTCGGCGCGTGCGATCGTCTCCCACCGCATCCCGGAGGGCACGGTCATCATGAACCACGCCCAGGAACGCACGACCGGCACCCCGCTCAATGAGCGCACCGGCCGCCGCGGCGGATCCCACAACTCGCTGACCCGCATCATGATCAAGCCCGTCCACGTGGCCGGGGGCTACGGTCACCTGACCTACGGCTTCAACTACATCGGCCCCACCGGCAACAACCGCGACGAGGTCACCCGCATCCGTCGCCGCTCCCAGGAGGTGCAGTACTAA
- a CDS encoding MFS transporter, with amino-acid sequence MTALNTEGRVLQGWDPEDEERWDSRIAWTTLWISTITLFIGFATWYLVSAIAPMLNQIGFDLTAGQLYWLTAIPGLACGIFRLIWMFLPPMLGTRKLVTLSSLLFVIPMLGWFFAVQDTSTPFWWLMLLAFLSGVGGGVFSGFMPSTGYFFPKRLSGTALGLQAGLSNLGMSFIQLVAPWLMGFTLLGIGFVAPQRTGTGDNIFVHNPAIFLAPWAVLMAVIAWIYLKDVPVTANFRQQIDIFGNTNTWVLTIIYLMTFGAFSGFAAQFALLINNIYGANSPFAETRGIEDLPRGAAWAFLFPLIGALVRALWGPLCDKFGGAVWTFVGGVGMTIFTAVAALFLTPDSPDQFWWFLGAMLIMAFFTGLGNAGTFKQMPMILPKRQAGGVIGWTGAIGAFGPFIVGVLLSMMAPTVFFWGCVVFFAVATALTWIFYARPNAPYPG; translated from the coding sequence ATGACCGCTCTCAACACCGAAGGACGCGTGCTCCAGGGCTGGGACCCCGAGGACGAGGAGAGATGGGACTCCAGGATTGCGTGGACCACCTTGTGGATCTCCACCATCACCCTGTTCATCGGCTTCGCCACCTGGTATCTGGTCTCCGCCATCGCACCGATGCTCAACCAGATCGGCTTCGACCTCACCGCGGGCCAGCTGTACTGGCTGACGGCGATCCCCGGGCTGGCCTGCGGCATCTTCCGGCTGATCTGGATGTTCCTGCCGCCGATGCTGGGCACCCGCAAGCTGGTGACGCTGTCGTCGCTGCTGTTCGTCATCCCCATGCTCGGCTGGTTCTTCGCCGTCCAGGACACCTCCACCCCCTTCTGGTGGCTGATGCTCCTCGCCTTCCTCTCGGGCGTCGGCGGCGGCGTATTCTCCGGATTCATGCCCTCGACCGGGTACTTCTTCCCGAAGCGGCTGTCCGGCACCGCCCTGGGCCTGCAGGCGGGCCTGAGTAACCTCGGCATGTCCTTCATCCAGCTGGTCGCCCCGTGGCTGATGGGTTTCACCCTCCTGGGCATCGGCTTCGTCGCCCCGCAACGCACCGGCACCGGTGACAACATCTTCGTCCACAACCCGGCCATCTTCCTGGCCCCCTGGGCGGTCCTCATGGCGGTCATCGCCTGGATCTATCTCAAGGACGTGCCGGTCACCGCGAACTTCCGCCAGCAGATCGACATCTTCGGCAACACCAACACCTGGGTGCTCACGATCATCTACCTGATGACCTTCGGTGCCTTCTCCGGTTTCGCGGCCCAGTTCGCCCTGCTCATCAACAACATCTACGGCGCCAACTCCCCGTTCGCCGAGACCAGGGGCATCGAGGATCTCCCCCGCGGCGCCGCCTGGGCGTTCCTCTTCCCGCTGATCGGTGCCCTGGTCCGCGCCCTGTGGGGTCCGTTGTGCGACAAGTTCGGCGGTGCGGTCTGGACCTTCGTCGGCGGAGTGGGCATGACCATCTTCACCGCGGTGGCCGCACTGTTCCTCACCCCGGATTCACCGGACCAGTTCTGGTGGTTCCTCGGCGCGATGCTGATCATGGCCTTCTTCACCGGCCTCGGCAACGCCGGCACCTTCAAGCAGATGCCGATGATCCTGCCCAAGCGTCAGGCCGGCGGAGTGATCGGCTGGACCGGCGCCATCGGCGCCTTCGGCCCGTTCATCGTGGGCGTGCTGCTGTCGATGATGGCCCCCACCGTCTTCTTCTGGGGGTGCGTGGTCTTCTTCGCCGTCGCCACCGCGCTGACGTGGATCTTCTACGCCCGCCCCAACGCCCCCTACCCCGGCTGA
- a CDS encoding MogA/MoaB family molybdenum cofactor biosynthesis protein produces the protein MTTKLTGAVVVVSDRIVSGERGDQAGPIARELLSAAGVDVREVIVVPEGIDAVAARLRAALVDGVRVIVTVGGTGVGPRNQTPEATAPLLSIQLTGVATQILLEGLESSAQAGLSRGLVGLTGREAGASLIVNAPGSQGGVRDTLGVLCPLLPHIFERLGRD, from the coding sequence ATGACCACGAAACTGACCGGTGCGGTGGTCGTCGTCTCTGACCGGATCGTCTCCGGCGAGCGCGGGGATCAGGCCGGGCCGATTGCGCGGGAGCTGCTCTCCGCCGCGGGGGTTGATGTCCGCGAGGTCATCGTCGTGCCGGAGGGCATCGACGCCGTCGCCGCCCGGCTGCGCGCCGCCCTCGTCGACGGTGTGCGCGTGATCGTCACCGTCGGTGGCACCGGGGTCGGCCCGCGCAATCAGACGCCGGAGGCCACCGCACCGCTGCTGTCGATCCAGTTGACCGGGGTCGCCACCCAGATTCTTCTTGAGGGGCTGGAGAGTTCCGCGCAGGCCGGGCTCTCCCGCGGGCTGGTGGGGCTGACCGGGCGCGAGGCCGGCGCGTCGCTGATCGTCAACGCCCCTGGCTCTCAGGGCGGGGTGCGTGACACCCTGGGCGTCCTCTGTCCGCTGCTGCCCCATATCTTCGAACGCCTCGGCCGCGACTGA